In the Telopea speciosissima isolate NSW1024214 ecotype Mountain lineage chromosome 2, Tspe_v1, whole genome shotgun sequence genome, one interval contains:
- the LOC122652805 gene encoding cytochrome b-c1 complex subunit 7-2, mitochondrial isoform X2 produces MASSLVQSLLNPRKNWFAALHMKTVSSRLRKYGLRYDDLYDPLHDLDIKEALARLPREVVDARNARLKRALDLSMKHEYLPEDMQAVQTPFRYYLQDMLALVRREREEREALGALPLYQRTIP; encoded by the exons ATGGCGTCGTCACTGGTGCAATCTCTCTTAAATCCAAGGAAGAATTGGTTCGCTGCACTACACATGAAAACGGTTTCTAGTCGTCTTAGGAAATACG GGCTCCGATACGACGATCTGTATGATCCGCTGCACGATCTGGACATCAAGGAAGCACTGGCACGCCTTCCTCGTGAAGTTGTCGACGCGAGGAACGCCCGCCTCAAGCGCGCCCTTGATCTCTCCATGAAACACGAGTACCTTCCTGAAGATATGCAG gCAGTTCAGACACCATTTAGGTACTATCTTCAAGATATGCTGGCTCTTGTAAG gagagagagagaagaacgtGAAGCATTGGGAGCATTACCTCTCTATCAGCGCACCATCCCTTAA
- the LOC122651096 gene encoding uncharacterized protein LOC122651096, with protein MATSTTLLSFRPTGIRASAFSGQKKPDNNSRKVSSANWWTPLFGWGSSPDYIDGKNNNCNDLSGSANTKDGSVSESERAVGSRSRFAPGCFTEEKAKQLRLMTVETETFHDIMYHSAIASRLASDFPIRPSQ; from the coding sequence ATGGCGACTTCTACCACTCTCCTTTCCTTCCGGCCAACCGGAATCCGAGCATCGGCTTTTTCCGGTCAAAAAAAACCTGACAACAATAGCCGGAAAGTCTCTTCCGCCAACTGGTGGACCCCTCTCTTTGGCTGGGGCTCCAGTCCTGACTACATTGACGGCAAAAACAACAACTGTAACGATCTCTCTGGCTCTGCAAACACCAAGGACGGATCTGTGTCCGAGTCCGAGAGAGCGGTGGGGTCTAGATCGCGATTTGCTCCCGGTTGCTTCACCGAGGAGAAGGCGAAACAGCTTCGGTTGATGACCGTGGAGACCGAAACTTTCCACGATATCATGTACCACTCTGCAATAGCGTCTCGCCTCGCTTCGGACTTTCCGATCCGACCCTCTCAGTAG
- the LOC122652805 gene encoding cytochrome b-c1 complex subunit 7-2, mitochondrial isoform X1: MASSLVQSLLNPRKNWFAALHMKTVSSRLRKYGLRYDDLYDPLHDLDIKEALARLPREVVDARNARLKRALDLSMKHEYLPEDMQAVQTPFRYYLQDMLALVKREREEREALGALPLYQRTIP; the protein is encoded by the exons ATGGCGTCGTCACTGGTGCAATCTCTCTTAAATCCAAGGAAGAATTGGTTCGCTGCACTACACATGAAAACGGTTTCTAGTCGTCTTAGGAAATACG GGCTCCGATACGACGATCTGTATGATCCGCTGCACGATCTGGACATCAAGGAAGCACTGGCACGCCTTCCTCGTGAAGTTGTCGACGCGAGGAACGCCCGCCTCAAGCGCGCCCTTGATCTCTCCATGAAACACGAGTACCTTCCTGAAGATATGCAG gCAGTTCAGACACCATTTAGGTACTATCTTCAAGATATGCTGGCTCTT gtgaagagagagagagaagaacgtGAAGCATTGGGAGCATTACCTCTCTATCAGCGCACCATCCCTTAA
- the LOC122652805 gene encoding cytochrome b-c1 complex subunit 7-2, mitochondrial isoform X3, producing the protein MASSLVQSLLNPRKNWFAALHMKTVSSRLRKYGLRYDDLYDPLHDLDIKEALARLPREVVDARNARLKRALDLSMKHEYLPEDMQAVQTPFRYYLQDMLALVKKEGKDT; encoded by the exons ATGGCGTCGTCACTGGTGCAATCTCTCTTAAATCCAAGGAAGAATTGGTTCGCTGCACTACACATGAAAACGGTTTCTAGTCGTCTTAGGAAATACG GGCTCCGATACGACGATCTGTATGATCCGCTGCACGATCTGGACATCAAGGAAGCACTGGCACGCCTTCCTCGTGAAGTTGTCGACGCGAGGAACGCCCGCCTCAAGCGCGCCCTTGATCTCTCCATGAAACACGAGTACCTTCCTGAAGATATGCAG gCAGTTCAGACACCATTTAGGTACTATCTTCAAGATATGCTGGCTCTTGTAA agaaagaaggcaaAGATACATGA